A genomic region of Psychrobacter sp. M13 contains the following coding sequences:
- a CDS encoding L-dopachrome tautomerase-related protein: MKNILIIGLVATVLAGCSSFERDTMSVTQVKPVTKVKSAAATVGQIENVVGLPIRSGNVMATSDGRVFSTVHPNDGEQGVQLFKVTGANSYQPWPSNKFQSPKGQYSEATIDTPLGITKDNQGGLWIVDMGQHIGKTRVWGFDIKTGALISKIEIPTDIAPKNSFVQDLVVDRKNGWIYLADIPNPAIIAINMNTNEMRRFGNHVALQPEADAKMVINGVDIMLGGQPTNNGINPITMSADNNTIYFGAMNGKSWYSLDATLFRAKASDEQIGKSIIRVGDKPVSDGATTDSHGNHYFTNLNDNGVDVLDNKGQLTSLVRDSRFDWPDNVSLDSNGWLYVVANQLHKTPPFTGTVDQGQPPYHIYRVWVGKH; encoded by the coding sequence ATGAAAAATATTTTGATTATTGGGTTAGTGGCTACTGTCCTAGCAGGCTGTAGCTCATTTGAGCGCGACACTATGTCTGTGACGCAAGTAAAGCCCGTGACGAAAGTAAAAAGCGCTGCTGCGACAGTGGGACAGATAGAAAACGTTGTCGGTTTACCTATTCGTTCAGGTAACGTCATGGCTACTAGCGATGGTCGAGTATTTTCTACCGTACATCCGAACGACGGTGAGCAGGGCGTGCAGTTATTTAAAGTGACTGGCGCCAACAGTTATCAGCCTTGGCCTTCAAATAAATTTCAATCACCTAAAGGTCAATATAGCGAAGCGACCATTGATACGCCACTAGGTATCACCAAAGACAATCAAGGTGGGTTATGGATTGTCGATATGGGTCAGCACATCGGTAAAACTCGTGTTTGGGGCTTTGATATCAAAACCGGTGCATTGATTAGTAAAATCGAGATACCCACAGACATCGCACCAAAAAACAGCTTTGTACAAGACTTAGTGGTCGATAGAAAAAATGGATGGATTTATTTAGCCGATATCCCCAATCCAGCCATTATTGCTATTAATATGAACACCAATGAAATGCGTCGTTTTGGCAACCACGTCGCTTTACAACCGGAAGCTGACGCAAAAATGGTGATTAATGGCGTGGATATCATGCTAGGTGGTCAGCCGACAAACAATGGTATCAATCCAATTACGATGTCAGCTGATAATAATACGATTTATTTTGGCGCGATGAATGGTAAATCTTGGTACAGCTTAGATGCTACCTTGTTCAGAGCGAAAGCCAGTGATGAGCAGATTGGTAAGAGCATTATCCGTGTTGGTGACAAGCCTGTATCTGATGGTGCTACTACAGACAGTCACGGGAACCACTACTTTACCAACTTAAATGACAATGGCGTAGATGTGCTTGATAATAAAGGCCAGCTAACCTCGTTAGTGCGAGACAGTCGATTTGATTGGCCTGACAACGTGTCTTTAGATAGCAATGGCTGGTTATACGTTGTGGCAAACCAATTACATAAAACACCGCCGTTCACTGGCACTGTCGATCAAGGCCAACCACCTTATCATATCTATAGAGTGTGGGTAGGGAAGCACTAA
- a CDS encoding alkene reductase, with protein MTQTILNTNKLFSSVELGPYTLKNRIVMPPLTRSRSTQPDNIPNDLMAGYYAQRASAGFMVTEGTQIEPRGQGYAWTPGIHSPAQVEGWKKVTQAVHDKGGIIFAQLWHVGRVSHTSLQPNGAQPVGPSDITADNVKVFIETGPGEGALADPSAPRALSTDEVGELVNMYAAAARNALEAGFDGVELHCANGYLVNQFISEHTNQRDDQYGGSLTNRLRFLKEIVAAVSDVVGADRLGVRFAPLFASTTETRVYLGLVESDPHHTYVEAVKLLEQAGIAYLSIAEADWDNAPDLPDTFYQAVREEFSGRIIYAGKYTIQKAVNILEKGYGDLFAFGRPFIANPDLPERIANNWPLNEADPATMYGGTDIGYSDYPYYQE; from the coding sequence ATGACACAGACCATTCTCAACACAAATAAATTATTTTCTTCTGTCGAACTTGGGCCTTACACGCTAAAAAACCGTATCGTGATGCCACCGTTGACACGCTCTCGTAGCACGCAACCTGACAATATTCCTAATGACTTGATGGCAGGCTATTATGCACAGCGCGCGTCAGCTGGATTTATGGTGACTGAGGGCACACAAATTGAGCCAAGAGGCCAAGGTTACGCTTGGACACCTGGTATCCATTCACCAGCTCAAGTTGAAGGTTGGAAAAAAGTCACGCAAGCAGTACATGACAAAGGCGGTATTATTTTTGCTCAGCTTTGGCACGTGGGCCGTGTGTCGCACACCAGCTTGCAGCCTAACGGTGCTCAGCCGGTAGGGCCGTCTGATATTACTGCTGATAACGTCAAAGTATTTATTGAAACGGGTCCAGGCGAAGGTGCTTTGGCTGATCCAAGTGCGCCGCGTGCACTCAGTACCGATGAAGTTGGTGAGCTGGTAAACATGTATGCGGCAGCTGCGCGCAATGCATTGGAGGCGGGTTTTGATGGGGTAGAGCTGCATTGTGCCAATGGCTATTTAGTCAATCAGTTTATCTCTGAGCATACCAATCAGCGTGATGACCAATATGGTGGGTCATTGACCAATCGTCTGCGCTTCTTAAAAGAGATCGTCGCGGCTGTCAGTGATGTGGTCGGTGCTGATCGTTTGGGCGTGCGTTTTGCGCCACTATTTGCCAGTACCACTGAGACACGTGTGTATTTGGGCTTGGTAGAGTCAGATCCCCATCATACGTATGTCGAAGCAGTCAAATTGCTTGAACAAGCGGGCATTGCCTACTTGTCTATTGCTGAAGCCGATTGGGATAATGCGCCTGATTTACCAGACACTTTTTATCAAGCGGTCAGAGAAGAGTTTTCAGGCCGTATTATTTATGCTGGCAAGTATACGATACAAAAAGCCGTGAACATTTTAGAAAAAGGCTACGGTGATTTATTCGCGTTTGGTCGCCCATTTATTGCCAATCCCGATCTGCCAGAGCGTATTGCCAATAATTGGCCATTGAATGAGGCAGACCCTGCCACTATGTATGGTGGTACGGATATTGGCTACAGTGATTATCCTTACTATCAAGAATAG
- a CDS encoding LysR family transcriptional regulator: MNGMNRLDIKQLRVLQALLDLKNLSQVARKMGLTQQAISEQLRKLREVFDDRLFIRQGNSMVATPKALSMQQPLDHILKELEDLLEPEVFMPQTYKGIFTISATDYATQALLPQLFNITRRDAPDLKLIVRDFASDNINQLIAAGELDLLITFPEFIPDNLSYVTLFEEQHSCITGCENTFATEALTLAQVAAHAQLVVSPSRANLRGSHDQWFATRGLKRNIVMSVPSFSAVPDILHTTDMIAFYPSRLLPNSKVKELEVEALPPTFKVIAAWHPRTSDSGIHRWLIEQLRNL; this comes from the coding sequence ATGAATGGAATGAATCGGCTCGATATTAAGCAACTTAGAGTATTACAAGCCCTGCTTGATCTAAAAAACCTCTCGCAAGTCGCACGCAAAATGGGACTAACCCAACAAGCCATCAGTGAGCAGCTGCGTAAGTTACGTGAGGTGTTTGATGATCGCTTGTTTATTCGTCAAGGGAATAGCATGGTGGCAACGCCAAAGGCGCTATCGATGCAGCAACCTCTTGACCATATCTTAAAAGAGTTGGAGGATTTGTTAGAGCCAGAGGTCTTTATGCCGCAAACCTACAAGGGCATCTTTACGATTAGTGCGACTGACTATGCGACGCAGGCACTATTACCGCAATTGTTTAATATTACGCGACGCGACGCGCCAGATCTGAAGCTGATCGTCCGTGATTTTGCCTCAGACAATATCAATCAGCTGATTGCAGCAGGCGAGCTTGATTTATTGATTACCTTTCCCGAATTCATCCCAGATAACTTATCGTATGTCACTCTGTTTGAAGAGCAGCATTCATGCATTACGGGCTGTGAAAATACCTTTGCAACAGAGGCATTAACACTGGCGCAAGTGGCCGCACACGCGCAGCTGGTCGTGTCACCCTCGCGTGCTAATTTACGCGGCTCTCATGATCAATGGTTTGCTACAAGAGGCCTTAAACGCAATATTGTGATGTCGGTGCCTAGCTTTTCAGCCGTACCAGATATTTTGCACACGACCGATATGATTGCGTTTTATCCTTCGCGGCTATTGCCGAACAGCAAAGTCAAAGAGCTTGAGGTTGAAGCATTACCGCCCACTTTTAAAGTCATCGCGGCATGGCATCCACGTACCAGCGACAGTGGTATACATCGTTGGTTAATCGAGCAGTTAAGAAATCTATAA
- the cobA gene encoding uroporphyrinogen-III C-methyltransferase, which translates to MTHSSEFMPSHTTYDLTNQSCAQNAKSSDRRSRTSTGIVYLVGAGAGDPELLTLKALRVMQRADVVLYDSLVSQDILDMCAITAEKIFVGKRRANHALPQENINELLVKHAQAGKTVVRLKGGDPFIFGRGGEELQEVVRHGIYFESIPGVTAASAASNRAGIPLTHRDHAQSVKFVTACKKLGAPNDDYAELLDTTQTVVFYMGLHRLEEMTQGLIEAGRASDTPFAVISHASLPTQQVLIGTLDSIADQQATANLPTPALLIMGDVVSLHSEFADYNLGGLGKKVFSNVEKSMTTKGVVSGFESAVL; encoded by the coding sequence ATGACCCATTCCTCTGAATTTATGCCAAGCCATACCACTTATGATTTAACGAATCAAAGTTGTGCGCAAAATGCCAAGTCATCCGATAGACGCAGCCGCACAAGTACAGGCATAGTCTATTTGGTAGGTGCAGGCGCAGGTGATCCTGAGCTATTGACGCTCAAAGCATTGCGAGTGATGCAGCGTGCTGATGTCGTGCTCTATGACAGCTTAGTATCGCAAGATATCCTGGATATGTGCGCGATAACAGCCGAAAAAATATTCGTCGGTAAACGCCGTGCCAATCATGCGCTGCCGCAAGAGAACATCAATGAGCTCCTCGTAAAACATGCGCAGGCAGGCAAAACAGTGGTCAGACTAAAGGGCGGTGATCCTTTTATCTTTGGGCGCGGCGGCGAAGAGCTTCAAGAAGTCGTGCGTCATGGTATCTACTTTGAGTCAATCCCTGGGGTGACCGCAGCGAGTGCAGCGTCTAATCGAGCAGGTATTCCCTTGACGCATCGCGATCATGCGCAGTCCGTCAAGTTTGTGACCGCTTGCAAAAAGCTTGGCGCGCCCAACGATGACTATGCCGAACTGCTCGATACCACGCAGACAGTTGTGTTCTATATGGGATTACATCGATTGGAGGAGATGACACAAGGGCTTATAGAGGCAGGACGCGCTAGTGATACGCCATTTGCGGTTATCAGTCATGCCAGCTTACCCACACAGCAAGTGCTCATCGGCACACTTGATAGTATTGCTGATCAGCAAGCGACTGCGAACCTACCAACACCTGCATTACTGATTATGGGCGATGTGGTCAGCTTGCATAGCGAATTTGCAGATTATAACCTTGGGGGGTTGGGTAAAAAGGTGTTTTCTAATGTTGAAAAATCGATGACGACTAAAGGAGTGGTATCCGGTTTTGAAAGTGCTGTTTTATAG
- a CDS encoding nitrate reductase, producing MNDTLIEKPLEILKDTQNMTSQVIATQDISATQTNPLEALNENLATTIRTTCPYCGVGCGVLARVDTTGHISVTGDPEHPANFGKLCSKGSALAQTLGAARRLTQPYYQNKLAAIEQQQPMLIEPLEIPSDNSAVEVSATKPRITNTDWDTVLGDIAHRLNDTIDKHGPDSIMLYVSGQLLTEDYYVANKFVKGFIGNNNIDSNSRLCMSSAVAGHKRAFGADLVPGNYEDLEACDLLVLVGSNMAWCHPILFGRFLAAKKADPNKKLIVIDPRRTDSCEFADLHLPIAAGTDTHLYNGLLHYLAQQGCQDDEYVEQSLGIADALSAANPWSIDKVASACQVPAESIRQFYDSVATTDKTVTAFSMGVNQSKSGTDKVNAIINTHLFTGRVGKVGASPFSLTGQPNAMGGREVGALANLLAAHLDLDNADHRQLVADFWQSPQAITPKVGVKACDAADAILDGRIKAIWIMATNPVVSLPEADKFRKALAHCDLVIVSDCSVDSDTVHCADIVLPAQGWGEKSGTVTNSERRISRQRPLMPATGVAKPDWWILSQVATRMGFSGFNYQDPSEIFNEHVALTAYRNDGYQEQGTSATVSTNNQPRFLNLANDLTAFTTDIKESNQPSHTAPMGALSVKDYDELLPFQWGGTRISMINTADDSTDNSSEQTNSCTKAQLIAITPADDASLPNLHQLREPRNQRYKEDYNSVNQQPLNQPAIDLRLITGRLRDQWHTMTRTGLAPQLNQHQSVPTVTIHPDDAQRLNLSNDDFVQLYRKYDNSVPATNNANNDATAATDKASFANEAATSQVLVQVSISDAMRAGDAFMPMHWSNAFASFARMGTLVPTVVDPHSGQPELKNSAISIIPVPMQAFGKILVHPDWQDAVIVQLRTILASFDAQFNQPLSSQPPALTWNLSHQTNSVLFHIASPMAQSSDILCDPEFWQQFVASMQMPSNSLSKSSLNPSSNALPQAGINTAFTIDKSHNQLRFIVTQSDYSTAVDQSATDSMATEVDPSEQLMMAVYLAPIPQSLPSVHWLDSCFADTTQIPKEQRYKWLLAGRPASGYIDPGKLVCSCMAVGENIIINAITKHDCTSAVAVGKQCRAGTNCGSCVGQINELIAQHAPLAET from the coding sequence ATGAATGATACCCTCATCGAAAAACCCCTAGAAATCCTTAAAGATACTCAAAATATGACAAGCCAAGTTATTGCGACACAGGACATAAGCGCGACTCAGACGAATCCGCTAGAGGCTTTGAATGAAAATTTAGCAACGACTATTCGCACCACATGTCCTTATTGCGGTGTTGGTTGCGGAGTCTTAGCTCGTGTCGATACAACGGGTCATATCAGTGTAACAGGCGATCCTGAGCATCCTGCCAACTTTGGTAAACTGTGCTCAAAAGGTAGTGCGCTCGCGCAAACCTTGGGCGCCGCGCGCCGATTGACCCAGCCTTACTATCAAAACAAGCTAGCAGCTATAGAGCAGCAGCAGCCGATGCTAATAGAGCCATTAGAGATACCTTCTGACAATAGCGCTGTAGAGGTGTCAGCTACCAAACCGCGCATTACAAATACCGACTGGGATACTGTGTTAGGAGATATCGCTCATCGCCTGAACGACACCATCGACAAACACGGCCCAGATAGCATCATGCTGTATGTTTCAGGGCAGCTATTGACCGAAGACTACTATGTGGCCAATAAATTCGTTAAAGGCTTTATTGGGAATAATAATATCGATTCCAACTCTCGACTGTGTATGTCATCAGCGGTGGCAGGGCACAAACGGGCATTTGGCGCAGACTTAGTACCGGGCAATTATGAGGATTTGGAGGCTTGTGACTTATTGGTGCTCGTCGGCTCAAACATGGCGTGGTGTCATCCTATTTTGTTTGGACGCTTTTTAGCCGCCAAAAAAGCCGATCCTAATAAAAAGCTCATCGTCATTGACCCGCGCCGTACCGACTCCTGTGAATTTGCCGATTTGCACTTGCCGATTGCTGCTGGCACGGACACCCATTTATACAATGGTCTATTGCATTATCTAGCGCAGCAAGGGTGCCAAGATGACGAATACGTCGAACAAAGCTTAGGTATAGCTGACGCTTTGAGCGCGGCTAACCCATGGAGTATTGATAAGGTGGCGAGCGCTTGCCAAGTGCCTGCCGAGAGTATTCGCCAGTTTTATGATTCGGTTGCGACTACTGATAAAACAGTGACCGCCTTTAGTATGGGCGTGAATCAATCCAAAAGTGGCACTGATAAAGTCAACGCTATCATCAATACGCATCTATTCACTGGTCGCGTGGGTAAAGTCGGCGCCAGTCCGTTTTCGCTCACAGGTCAGCCTAATGCCATGGGCGGACGAGAAGTTGGGGCGCTTGCGAATTTATTGGCGGCGCACTTAGACTTGGATAATGCCGATCATCGGCAACTGGTCGCTGACTTTTGGCAGTCGCCTCAGGCTATCACTCCAAAAGTTGGTGTCAAAGCTTGTGATGCTGCGGATGCGATCTTGGATGGTCGTATCAAAGCCATTTGGATCATGGCGACCAATCCTGTGGTCAGCTTGCCAGAGGCGGATAAGTTCCGAAAAGCGCTCGCGCACTGCGATTTGGTCATAGTGTCTGACTGCTCAGTGGACAGTGATACGGTGCACTGCGCAGATATCGTCTTGCCCGCGCAAGGATGGGGCGAAAAATCTGGTACCGTCACCAACTCTGAGCGACGTATCTCTCGTCAGCGCCCTTTGATGCCTGCGACAGGGGTTGCAAAACCTGACTGGTGGATACTGTCACAAGTCGCCACACGCATGGGGTTTTCAGGGTTTAACTATCAAGATCCTAGCGAGATATTCAATGAGCATGTGGCATTGACAGCTTATCGCAATGACGGCTATCAAGAACAAGGTACAAGCGCTACTGTATCTACTAATAATCAACCTCGTTTTCTTAACCTTGCGAACGATTTGACCGCATTTACTACCGATATAAAAGAGAGTAATCAACCTAGTCATACAGCCCCGATGGGTGCGCTGAGCGTTAAGGACTATGATGAGTTGCTGCCCTTTCAATGGGGTGGCACGCGTATCTCGATGATTAATACCGCAGATGATTCAACCGATAATTCCTCTGAACAAACTAACTCTTGCACTAAAGCTCAACTGATAGCGATTACGCCCGCTGATGATGCCAGTCTACCTAATTTGCATCAGCTTAGAGAGCCGCGCAACCAGCGCTATAAAGAGGATTATAATAGTGTAAATCAGCAACCGCTCAATCAGCCTGCTATTGATTTACGCCTCATCACTGGCAGACTACGTGATCAGTGGCATACGATGACGCGTACTGGCCTTGCCCCGCAGCTCAATCAACACCAATCCGTACCAACCGTCACCATACATCCTGATGATGCACAGCGATTAAATTTATCGAATGATGATTTTGTACAGCTCTACCGCAAGTATGACAATAGCGTGCCAGCTACTAACAATGCCAATAACGATGCGACTGCTGCGACTGATAAGGCATCTTTTGCTAATGAGGCAGCAACCAGTCAAGTGCTGGTACAAGTGTCGATTAGTGATGCGATGCGCGCGGGCGATGCCTTTATGCCGATGCACTGGAGCAATGCTTTTGCCAGCTTTGCTCGTATGGGTACACTGGTACCAACCGTAGTGGACCCGCATTCAGGACAGCCTGAGCTCAAAAACTCCGCCATTAGTATCATCCCAGTGCCGATGCAAGCTTTTGGCAAGATTTTGGTGCATCCTGACTGGCAAGACGCCGTTATAGTGCAGCTACGTACTATTTTGGCTAGTTTTGATGCCCAATTTAATCAGCCTTTATCAAGTCAGCCTCCCGCACTCACTTGGAATCTAAGCCATCAAACCAACAGCGTGTTGTTTCATATTGCAAGCCCGATGGCTCAGAGTAGCGACATACTATGCGACCCCGAATTTTGGCAGCAGTTTGTAGCGTCTATGCAAATGCCTTCTAACTCATTATCAAAATCATCACTTAATCCATCATCAAACGCACTGCCACAAGCAGGGATCAACACCGCATTTACGATTGATAAATCGCACAATCAATTGCGCTTTATTGTGACTCAATCGGACTACAGTACAGCAGTAGATCAGTCTGCCACAGACAGCATGGCGACTGAGGTTGATCCGTCTGAGCAACTCATGATGGCTGTGTATCTAGCACCAATACCACAGTCATTGCCTAGCGTCCATTGGCTTGATAGCTGTTTTGCTGATACTACTCAGATACCGAAAGAGCAGCGCTATAAATGGCTATTAGCAGGGCGTCCTGCCAGCGGTTATATCGATCCCGGTAAGCTAGTCTGCTCGTGTATGGCGGTTGGAGAGAATATCATTATTAATGCGATTACCAAACATGATTGCACGAGTGCTGTAGCGGTTGGCAAACAGTGCCGAGCAGGTACCAATTGCGGCTCTTGTGTCGGTCAGATTAATGAATTGATTGCGCAACACGCGCCGCTTGCAGAGACTTAA
- a CDS encoding NAD(P)/FAD-dependent oxidoreductase, with the protein MSLHKSNTGAPYDSHLTDTCVSQTADNDSPNDNAGIVIIGAGMAGSRFAIELARAQQLNDADAHPTITLISKESHVGYNRIMLSPVLAGDTAFDDTYLYDQSDYEQLGIRVLAGVSVDTIDTNQQCIELDNGQTLHYTKVVIATGSTARVIPFPNHKAKGVHVFRDSMDVSTLTEYARQGKTGLVIGGGVLGLEAACALAGQGASMTVIHVDAYVLNTQLDLPAAELLQAELSRRNVGLEVSANTEAIVINETGEVCGLSLKDGRTLAADFIVMAVGVMPNTALAKDSGLEVNRGIIVDNCMHTSCPHVYAIGECVELDGELFGMVAPVNQQVDTLVTVLRDTVIPDPAIVSNAPSQEHWQPFVSKPLSLKLKVSGVAAFSAGEIAFDDSTAEHIDTLVYRQPALNHYHCLYLRDNKIVGAVLYGDVNEGSFYSQLIMDNVDITPIKDNLLFGAAYCDLENLNLSTTQKSTTSDDKNNSKVCDLVEEAS; encoded by the coding sequence ATGTCGCTTCATAAATCAAACACAGGCGCACCATACGATAGTCATTTAACAGACACTTGTGTCTCTCAAACAGCTGATAATGACAGCCCTAATGATAACGCTGGTATTGTCATCATTGGGGCTGGTATGGCAGGCAGCCGTTTTGCTATTGAGCTGGCACGGGCGCAGCAGCTAAATGATGCTGACGCCCATCCAACAATTACCTTGATTAGTAAAGAGAGCCACGTGGGCTACAACCGCATTATGTTATCGCCTGTACTGGCAGGAGATACCGCGTTTGATGATACTTATTTATATGACCAATCAGACTACGAGCAGTTGGGTATTAGGGTGCTGGCTGGGGTTAGCGTGGATACGATAGATACCAATCAGCAGTGTATTGAGCTTGATAACGGGCAGACGCTACACTATACCAAAGTAGTGATCGCTACAGGATCAACGGCTCGCGTGATACCGTTTCCCAATCATAAGGCTAAAGGGGTACATGTCTTTCGAGATTCTATGGATGTCAGCACATTGACTGAATACGCTCGTCAAGGCAAAACGGGACTCGTGATTGGCGGCGGGGTATTAGGACTGGAGGCGGCGTGTGCTCTAGCAGGACAAGGGGCGAGCATGACGGTCATTCATGTGGACGCTTACGTACTCAACACCCAGCTGGATCTACCTGCCGCAGAGTTGCTACAAGCTGAGCTGAGTCGCCGCAACGTTGGGCTTGAGGTGTCTGCCAATACCGAAGCGATTGTCATCAATGAGACCGGCGAGGTGTGCGGATTATCTCTAAAAGACGGGCGCACCTTAGCTGCTGATTTTATTGTCATGGCAGTCGGCGTGATGCCTAATACGGCGCTAGCCAAAGACAGCGGTCTTGAGGTTAATCGCGGTATTATCGTTGACAACTGTATGCATACCAGTTGCCCGCATGTCTATGCAATCGGCGAGTGTGTGGAGCTTGATGGCGAGCTGTTTGGGATGGTCGCGCCCGTCAATCAGCAAGTCGATACACTCGTGACCGTGCTAAGAGATACCGTCATACCAGATCCTGCTATTGTATCGAATGCACCCTCACAAGAGCACTGGCAACCCTTCGTCAGCAAACCTTTATCATTAAAATTAAAAGTATCTGGCGTGGCAGCATTCTCAGCGGGTGAAATCGCCTTTGACGATAGCACGGCTGAGCACATCGATACTTTGGTTTATCGTCAGCCTGCCCTCAACCACTATCACTGTCTCTACCTAAGAGATAATAAGATCGTCGGCGCAGTGCTATACGGTGACGTCAATGAAGGTAGCTTCTATAGTCAGCTAATTATGGATAATGTCGATATCACTCCTATAAAAGATAACTTGCTTTTTGGCGCGGCTTATTGCGATTTGGAAAACTTAAATTTAAGCACTACGCAAAAGAGTACGACAAGTGATGATAAAAACAATAGCAAAGTATGTGATCTAGTAGAGGAAGCCTCATGA
- a CDS encoding bifunctional protein-serine/threonine kinase/phosphatase translates to MKGRKAQNQDSLLITTCLPYHFLDKTLDSTNESNYFEAITTPPAPLLVLMADGVSACQFPKQASQLVINTVADKITLALSKLARIQYESPERSDTDNQKQKQTQINNKNHQALITGFDDDQIASLIKIAVNKANDTLCIPQAYQRVPPLLSTLSGLLCIGDRIHLFHTGDSRIYRIGIDSLTVLSEDHRIHRGQDKGALSAAIGADTQLDLQQSVFTLHQDESLAIMTDGVYEHIDATELQFELCAAATSMFESVAAEHKLPIGFNASQTICEHAFAEGSHDNLSMMMLSMDAAPRQSSQARALGSSDHLDSPDQSNSDSDMPRYRLPTGLEVGDSIDGFTVMTIIARTARSDVYLVQDEHKNDFVLKSPSLDTIDDGHYLRDFLKERKIGLSLSKHRRAGESAFNQADPNRLHAAAPNGSSPQSQSIGSGLSASGLLRYYPVPASTTYLYHLTEYIEGESLRDFIERNAPCDVWQTYDLLTKIGMAVRVMHRHYLLHQDIKPENVLLTQAGAVKLIDFGSASSSILKDSTRPPNGDLHYAAPEYYTDAPKGVHSDLFSIAVIGYELLTGQLPFGTQDLMNPQHALVMPAQPLRQNNIPAISQQALMRALHSNTNARYQAIGEFLQDFNPDNRANSRDPEPLIQRNPLLVWHSICFIQFVVIVLLLWAYLA, encoded by the coding sequence ATGAAAGGGCGTAAAGCACAAAACCAAGATAGTCTTTTGATAACCACTTGTTTGCCGTATCATTTTTTAGATAAAACATTAGATAGCACGAACGAGTCCAACTATTTTGAAGCGATAACAACACCTCCTGCGCCCTTGCTAGTGCTTATGGCAGATGGGGTAAGCGCTTGTCAGTTTCCAAAGCAAGCCAGTCAACTGGTTATTAATACCGTCGCTGACAAGATCACGTTAGCCTTGTCAAAATTGGCCCGAATACAATATGAGTCGCCAGAGCGCTCTGATACTGACAATCAAAAACAGAAACAGACCCAAATCAATAACAAGAATCATCAAGCTTTAATAACGGGCTTTGACGACGATCAAATCGCTAGTCTCATCAAGATCGCGGTCAATAAGGCTAATGATACCCTGTGCATCCCGCAAGCCTATCAGCGCGTACCGCCTCTGTTGTCCACGCTATCAGGGTTGCTATGTATTGGCGATCGTATTCATCTGTTTCATACGGGGGATTCACGTATTTACCGTATCGGGATAGATAGTTTGACGGTACTGAGTGAAGATCATCGTATCCATCGCGGTCAAGACAAAGGAGCGCTTTCTGCGGCGATTGGGGCAGATACGCAATTGGATCTGCAGCAGTCGGTGTTTACGCTACATCAAGACGAATCTTTAGCCATTATGACTGATGGCGTGTATGAGCATATCGATGCCACCGAGCTACAGTTTGAGCTGTGTGCCGCAGCTACCAGCATGTTTGAATCAGTCGCTGCCGAGCATAAGTTACCCATTGGGTTTAACGCCAGTCAGACTATCTGCGAACATGCTTTTGCTGAGGGTAGTCATGACAACTTGAGCATGATGATGCTTAGCATGGATGCAGCGCCACGCCAATCTAGTCAAGCACGTGCTTTGGGTAGCTCAGATCATTTGGATAGCCCAGACCAAAGTAATAGCGATAGCGATATGCCTCGTTATCGGCTACCGACAGGCTTAGAAGTCGGTGATAGTATCGACGGGTTTACGGTGATGACTATTATCGCGCGTACGGCTCGCAGTGATGTGTATTTGGTACAAGATGAGCACAAAAACGACTTTGTTTTAAAGTCGCCTAGCCTTGATACTATCGATGATGGTCATTATTTGCGTGATTTCTTGAAAGAGCGCAAGATTGGCCTTAGTCTCTCAAAACATCGACGCGCAGGCGAGTCCGCTTTTAATCAAGCCGATCCTAATCGGTTACACGCGGCAGCCCCAAACGGTAGCAGCCCCCAAAGTCAAAGTATAGGTTCTGGACTCAGTGCATCAGGACTGCTGCGTTACTATCCTGTACCTGCCAGCACCACCTATTTGTATCATCTAACGGAATATATTGAGGGCGAGAGCTTACGCGATTTTATTGAACGTAATGCGCCGTGTGATGTCTGGCAAACCTATGATCTACTCACCAAGATCGGTATGGCGGTGCGCGTGATGCACCGCCATTACCTGCTGCATCAAGACATCAAACCTGAAAACGTGCTCTTAACCCAAGCAGGCGCGGTCAAGCTGATTGACTTTGGCTCGGCAAGCTCATCCATTCTAAAAGACAGTACGCGCCCGCCTAATGGCGACTTGCACTACGCTGCACCAGAGTATTACACCGATGCACCAAAAGGTGTGCATTCAGATCTTTTTTCAATCGCGGTGATCGGCTATGAGCTGCTGACAGGACAGCTACCATTTGGCACGCAAGATCTGATGAATCCGCAGCACGCTCTAGTGATGCCCGCCCAGCCGCTACGCCAAAATAATATACCCGCTATCAGTCAGCAGGCACTTATGCGGGCGCTACACTCCAATACCAATGCGCGTTATCAAGCCATCGGTGAGTTCTTACAAGACTTCAACCCTGATAATAGGGCAAACAGTCGTGACCCTGAACCGCTTATTCAGCGCAATCCATTACTGGTATGGCATAGCATTTGCTTTATACAGTTTGTCGTCATTGTCTTATTGTTGTGGGCTTATCTGGCATAA